AAATATGaggcatttcatttttttcttggcttGAAGCTGATTGGACGGGTTCGATACCAAACTTCTTTCTACAATTAGTTGAACAGGTTACTGAACCACGGTTATCGTggaaaattattttgcttcAAAGGTTTCCGCCGATAGCCTCTTTAGTTCTTGCAAGTTAGAAAGCGTTTATAGATAGTTGCATTATAATTGATAAAAGTAAATATTCTCTTGCGGAATTGTGTACATATGTTGCCCAGTTAAGGTGATCTAGATCCTGCAATTAATCAAGAACTTTTCGCTTGTGTAATCATGAACACCGCTAAAATGTTGATTTATAGGATCTGTAATCCATTGAGGGCCCGAGAAATATGTAATCGAAGTACTTGAAATCTGGCTTGGAATGCAGAATCCAAGAGTGTCCACAATTACCTCAAGTCAGTGAtttaatctttgatttttatcTCAAGAAGGAAAATTGAAGAATTACATTTCTACACAAACTCTCATGGTTAAACATCTTCCATGATCTCTAATAAACAATAAGGAGActataaaaagaattgttgacCTTCAACTAATAGGAAGACGAGAATGTCTTTACAAATTCCTTACACCATAGACTAACCTCCACCTGAGGATGCCTGGGCAAGTTGCTCGTCAACCACATCGCATGTTCTCTATGATTCCCATAAAAAAGAATaagctaataataattaattaaatagaGTTTactaaaatgatttaaaaacCGCAAAGCTTTTTAGTTCTATTAATTTAAGTTACATTCTTTTTATCGTAAGTGTCCCTGATTCCCTTTCAGGTTTGGGTCCAAGAAAAcgccaagtaaaaaaaaatatatttttttccccatAGAGATCTCAGTAttcgaagaaaagaaagctatGTATCTGAAGAAAAGCAGAGTTTCGGGAAACGATAGCTTTGGAGCCAGCTACCGTGACAAGAGCAGAAAAAGGCCCTTTTTTGTATTGCAGCCTGAAGCAAAACATTGCGAAACACATGGACAGCTGCCTGGTTCTTGGGGAACGTCCAATAGCATCACTCTATGCAGCCTGGAGCGGCCAAAGCGAAACCGGATGGGTACAGGGTGTACAAGTTAGACCAAAACCAGCTTAAGTGGAAAAAACGAGTCTTGACAATGATAAATACATTGCACCACGACAGAAATTGGGTTTAATGAGCTAATTCCTTTATGGAGGGTAGCACATAATAGAATTATAAGCCTCTGGCCGTCTAAGTCAAGAAAACACATGCTGGCAAGAGTCGATTTTGATGAGGAAAGAAACCAGAGTACCCGGAGAGAACCCTCGCCTCAGGTTCACTTTGATTTTACAACTGTCCAATATTCCGTGATGAAATTCTAGTGATAGAAGCCCACGAGTAAGGGGTTCCCATCCCTACATACCTacacaaaaacacaacaaagcaTTCTGGGAGTAAtcccaaaaaacaaaataaccgaacaaaaggaaaatagcaaaaacaaggacaaaaccaaaaaagaaaaaaagcaagggGAAAAGGTAAAAATTGGGCTGGAAGAGATTGAGGGGTGGGAGgtgcacaaaaaagaaatgctttctctacaaaactaaacaaaacgcCAGATAGAAATTGAAAAAGCACTTCTAGAAGCGatacgaaaaaagaaaaaaacaaaacaaaacaaaacaaaaattaccgCACATGCATCTTCAAACTTTCTTACACAAAAGCAGCAGATACGCAAAAAAAGCtagaaaaaacagaaagcgGAAGCCATAAAACAAACCCAAAAAAATGCAAGGCagggagaaagaaaaacactgGTTCTCTGACCACCGCCACTAAAACAATGGATAAGAAGAAGGTTCTATAGATGGCCGAGGACGAGTATGTTGTCTACCGCCATGCAATAATCgaaagaacaattttttttcttctcccACGAGAGATTACTGGGAGGAAAAATCACTCTTGAATACGCCATTTGGGGTTTATTTCCgaaagaagaaatataaacaatagaTTCAACAGACAGTATAGAAAGGTGCTTGTATTGGAGactccaaaatgaaaaaccatAAGGACAAAGAAAGATAACATATCAACCGTTTCGCAAGCACATGACTCAAACGCTAACAGCTACCAGTCAAGACACAACTTGATTTAGCACGACTAGTCTTTGAATCTTTAGTTAGGCAGTTTTCCAattaatgtcaaaaataattatgctaTTCCGATTGCTGTGcttggtgattggcttaaaaaatctcatttgacgataaaaacttgCGACAAAACGTTGCTTAATGACATTGGAAGatttaaaaaagttaaaaacgataaaaagctatatgacgtttcgagcgttagcccttcgtcagagcgctctgacgaagggctaacgctcgaaacgtcagcttcctaaatctttcacggtggtaactcaacctttatcaactcgtttgataaaaccaaatatttgtttcgatctctcccaccgacgcagcaccacagtttctttagaaactagaaatccatttaatACTTTAAAATCTCAAGAGATTCTTGAGAAGTAAATTGACAAAAGCGACAGCTTTAACTGGAAGACTTAAAAATTACTAGTAGATTCCATTACCTTTTGACACGAACCAAGCCATGCTGAAAAATCCTTGATGCAAACTTTGTTATTCAGTGCGGTTGGTGACCTGGTGCAGGTGACTGACTCATTGGCGCTGCGCAACTCAGATTCAGGTATGAAATGAAGACATTCCTCCCGCTCACAATCATTCTTGCCGTGAGTGTGGCAAAACTCTACTCTCCTTTCACGGCAACAAACCGTACAAACCACCCCAGCTTGATATCTCATACTCTCCAACCAAAAGAACTCCTTACGCATACACTCAAGCATCAAAAGGAGCTGCCTGAAAACTGGTTGGGCACAAGGCACTTCATAAGAATCATTGCCCCCATGAACAACAACTTCAATGAACGAAGAATGACACAAGAGAACAACAGAGCATTTGTCGTCCTTAGCAGTAAATAATCTGGCAAAATTCTGATACAACTGAGGGTTCACTGGGCTCCAAAATCCATCCTTGCCCCACAGAAGAAACTGAGTCACGAGTCGTGGAAACAGGCGCGATGGGACTTGTCCAGATTCAAACTTAATGAAAAGAGACGGGAGGCGTGCAGAAACAATCAATCTGTTGATGTGCTGTGGTGGATGCGACTTTAACATGGACGGCACCAAATACTTCCTACTAGATAAATGGTCCGATGCAGGCCAAGAGCACAGCAGGCTAAACTTCTCCATGATTGCGACGAGGCTTTCAAACGTGGCATACTGTCCAATCAACGGCTCCCACACATGCTGCAGGAGTTTCTCTTCCAGAATTCCTTCTTTCTGTAGTTTACACCACAGGAACTTGAATTCTCTTTCTGCATCATCATAGCGTTTAATGGTAATTACTTTCTTCATAATGTCGATTAACCACTGGAGATCCAAAACAACTAATTTGTTCAATTCATCAGTGTCATCAAAATGTATCAAAATTCTCTGATCGTGCAGAAAATCAATCGCTGTTTTGAATGCTACATCGTCGTGGATTTGGCAGAAATCAGACGCTATCTGCTTTGCGTGCTTAATGGTAATCCATTTATGACCTTTATTCAAAAAGACTTGAAGCATTTTCTCAAACTTCAACCACTTAATAGGAATAAATTCCTTCATTTGTGGTAACTCCCTGGCAACGGCTCGAATGCTCTCTCGCAAGCTTGACACACTCGGACTCTCCGGTTTCTCGCCTGATTTAGTATTGTCGACTTCAAACTTACCCGACAGGTGTGTGCTGTAAGACTTCCCTTGCAATTCACCGTACACTTCAAGGGCCAGATCTCTAGGATCTTTCCCACCGAAAGGTTGATCAGCATGAGTACAAACTAGGAAAACGGGTGGAAGTGCCTCGGGGAGAACTGTAGGCGCCGAAGTTGGGTGcacttcatgacctttacCTTGACTGGATACCGAAGAAACTGAAGTCATCCAGTAGTCTAGATAGTCAAGGTTACTTTTTGTTCCAATCTCGTTTTCAATGACCTTGaacatttcttgctttttcacGGGCAGCGCTTTTTCATAAGGATCTCGGCTTAGGTCATAAGCCAAAAGGAAGATTGCTCTTGACGTCAGAAAGAGTGCATGAGTCTCATAATACACCGACTCACCAGCAAAATCCCACAAAACCAAATAGATATCATCTTCATTTTTCGTCTCGTCAACTGCAAGTAAGTCTGGCAGCAAGGATTCTATCTCTTCGAGTGACTTTTGTGGGGAAAGAGGGTCATCTCTCTCTGTTGTGTGCTCTATGCACGATTTGTAATTGTTGCTGGTTTCAGAAGCATGATTGTcatctttctctcttttagaAAGTGTTCCAGGAAGGAATTGCATAGAAGACGCATCTTGACTAAAAATTTTAGAAGGAGGATCTTCGGTGACCTCATTTCTTTGACTTACACTTTGTGCGTCAGTGTTAGTCTTGGGAAGATTTTCACTATGTTTTAGATTCTTAACTACTTGACGACCAATATTATACtcaaaataactttttgccattttgtttgtgcCTCTGTCCTCCTCCCCTATCTTCCAAGCTTCAGTAGTTACTTTGAAGTACGAAGGATCAACATCTATCCCAACAGTGCTGTCTTCATGAGGGTTGAATGGTATTCCCTTAAGTGACTTTCTCAGGCTCGTTTTCCCTGAACGGTCCTGCCCAATTAACATGAGAGGAATTCTTCTTACGCGGGTTTCTCCTTCTTCAAGAGCCTTGTAATAAGCCTCTAAGGCTCTAGGACCACGTAAAGCAATTTCAGGAGGAGTCActagaaagaaaacagatcATCGCTTAGCAAAATATCAGATACTGAACATTTTTCTTCACCGTTTACTGAAAAATTATCGTCGAAGTGCCCCAAAGTGAGAATTATGGAGCGAGGTAATACGTTTGCCACGATAGTGCGAAATTGAAATTCACAATCTTTCGACCTAGATGCGCTTTGAGACTTCATCATATAAGTCAGTGCGATTATATTGTATATGCGATTCATGTCTATGCCTAACCCTGGTATGTATCCACAGCAGATACCTCCATATCTAAATAATTGTGACAAGCCCCTGACGGAGAAATAACATACACGCTTGTCATTAGATTCAAATTGCCACTCTTTTTCAGGTTACCTTAAATACAGAGCCCAGCTGTGAAAGTGATTTATAGTGCTTTCCACTGAAAAAATCACAATTCAGTCATAATTTGATTttggcagcactttctcctggTCGCTCATTTACCActtttcactttgaaaaataGCTTTGATACATGGAATTTGTGGCACAGCTATGCTTTACACCACATGAAAGCCCTATTATGGTACTATAATATACATAAAATATGGCTTGGACAACACAAATACCACACATTCAGAAATGTAAATGCcgtttttaaaaatataacataTGTCATTGCAACCATTACTGTTATTAAACTTATTATTACTGATATGATTATTAAAATCATCATCCCTTCACTTCTCAGGCTTTTCCCAACCCTGCCACtattataactattattattattattattattattgttgttattattattattattatcattgatattattatcattattattattatttcacttcctactcaaaataataataataatattatgataattatttgagCTTATGAAATTCCATACACATCAAAAGCGCTTTTCCAATACTGCTGCCTATTGCTTGCCTAAAACTAAAGAAGCCTCTTACATTCAGATTTAAATATGGATAGATTTTGTGGCACATCAAATGTCACATGGAAGGAAGCTCGATAACCTACGAAGCACGATCGCCTGAAGTTTTGAATGATCTACTGGAAGGAATTTGAAGAAGAGGATTGTCAAGAGTACTGCAAAGATTATAATACGAAGGGAATATGAGACAAGAAAGATAAAAGAGGAGCTACATTGTGTAAAATCTTAAAAGCAATTAAGATAATTTGAAAATCAATACGCTGTTTAACAGCCAGCCAATGTAAATCTTATGTGACAGAACTAACGTAATAATTAAACCAAACGAGCACCTGCATTTTGAACGCGCTGCAGCTTAGATATCAGGTTATTAGGTAATACATAAAGAAGACTGTTAGAGTAATCAATCCTGCTTgcttgaaagaaaagataaaaaataataaaaatcatCATCCTCATTTGTGATCAAGCATGATTCCTTGTCCAAACTTAGTTTGTCTACTAGTGCCTGGTCTCCTTTgatgttttgcttttaaaaactttaaacGAATGTGGTAGGATGTTCAAAGCAATAGACCCTTTGGTACATTAGAACTATTCGTTCTTGCTAAATTGCAGTGTTGCTGCTGGAATAAGTCACAGGTGGGTTTAGGTGTTTAGCCATGAAGGACTGAGAACATAAGCCACTGTCTGCAGCTGCCAGGATAGCTTAGAGTCGATGACTACTCCAAGAAAGACACTTGTACTAACATAACTTAGGACGGAAAATGTGTAGTCAGGAGATATCATGTTATGGAAAAGGTTTGCCAATGACTCTTAGTAGTTGGTAACAGACGTTTCGGCTAATACTTAAGCCTTCATCAGTGAATGACAACGAAGTTCGTTGTCATACGCAAGTGAAAGTAACGTGACGCGAAGCTAGCCTTTTTTCCACGCCCGAAAGAGCTCGACGATTCTGACCGCCAGAAATCAGCCACCTTAAGGTCCATAACATTATCTTCCGCACGCTCGACATTGCATTCGGCAGAGACGATGTTTGCCCTAAGCTCGAGAGTTAAATGATTCCAGGGAAATACTGAATGGCACGATAACAAAAGAGGCATTCTGGAAAAGGTCCAAACCAGAGACCATGACTTCAGGGACTAAGCTCTTGGGTCGCTGACGCAGAACacttgcaattattattgagcCAAACAGGTACCTAAAATACAAACCTTCGTCGTCCTCAAAATAGTTCAAGAACTTCCCCTCcccttaaaaagaaaaataggaGAAATTGATTGAGGCCTTTAAAATTAACTTTCAGATCTTTGTTTGTGAAGTAAGGATAATAGTTCATGGCTATAAATGGcgatcaataaattattcttttgtttacgtGCTAATCAGACCAACGAGTCTCCTTCTAAAACGAAGCTAGTACGTCTAACtagcacaaagacaataaaacacttttatcaGCCGCCATTGATGCAATCGGTCTATACTAATGCGAAAATGAGTTAGTTATTTTTTGACAATGTCAAATAATTATGCCGTCAAAGCAATAGCTCTTATTTAGCTCATAGGTCACCTGCAA
The DNA window shown above is from Acropora palmata chromosome 7, jaAcrPala1.3, whole genome shotgun sequence and carries:
- the LOC141887276 gene encoding uncharacterized protein LOC141887276 isoform X1, which codes for MEEDKNRFQERLQRREEIKRKWQAGLHRLKEDKNRFQERLQRREEIKRKWQAGLHRLKGEGKFLNYFEDDEVTPPEIALRGPRALEAYYKALEEGETRVRRIPLMLIGQDRSGKTSLRKSLKGIPFNPHEDSTVGIDVDPSYFKVTTEAWKIGEEDRGTNKMAKSYFEYNIGRQVVKNLKHSENLPKTNTDAQSVSQRNEVTEDPPSKIFSQDASSMQFLPGTLSKREKDDNHASETSNNYKSCIEHTTERDDPLSPQKSLEEIESLLPDLLAVDETKNEDDIYLVLWDFAGESVYYETHALFLTSRAIFLLAYDLSRDPYEKALPVKKQEMFKVIENEIGTKSNLDYLDYWMTSVSSVSSQGKGHEVHPTSAPTVLPEALPPVFLVCTHADQPFGGKDPRDLALEVYGELQGKSYSTHLSGKFEVDNTKSGEKPESPSVSSLRESIRAVARELPQMKEFIPIKWLKFEKMLQVFLNKGHKWITIKHAKQIASDFCQIHDDVAFKTAIDFLHDQRILIHFDDTDELNKLVVLDLQWLIDIMKKVITIKRYDDAEREFKFLWCKLQKEGILEEKLLQHVWEPLIGQYATFESLVAIMEKFSLLCSWPASDHLSSRKYLVPSMLKSHPPQHINRLIVSARLPSLFIKFESGQVPSRLFPRLVTQFLLWGKDGFWSPVNPQLYQNFARLFTAKDDKCSVVLLCHSSFIEVVVHGGNDSYEVPCAQPVFRQLLLMLECMRKEFFWLESMRYQAGVVCTVCCRERRVEFCHTHGKNDCEREECLHFIPESELRSANESVTCTRSPTALNNKVCIKDFSAWLGSCQKRTCDVVDEQLAQASSGGEGEVNSVALPRDVVESLVSRTCDPEEILHKLMQNLSLDKTCLKEPTPETTKMIRCFAAKAKISNRIDVVRHLRDIAPAGTSGPLLPGDLDIQNVSCEKIRELTINLSGGEEWKFVAERLGFSAPEIRYLDHRTRNPFEAALTYYIQRNPMKVDDLYDVIKECGMPVVADIL
- the LOC141887276 gene encoding uncharacterized protein LOC141887276 isoform X2 gives rise to the protein MLIGQDRSGKTSLRKSLKGIPFNPHEDSTVGIDVDPSYFKVTTEAWKIGEEDRGTNKMAKSYFEYNIGRQVVKNLKHSENLPKTNTDAQSVSQRNEVTEDPPSKIFSQDASSMQFLPGTLSKREKDDNHASETSNNYKSCIEHTTERDDPLSPQKSLEEIESLLPDLLAVDETKNEDDIYLVLWDFAGESVYYETHALFLTSRAIFLLAYDLSRDPYEKALPVKKQEMFKVIENEIGTKSNLDYLDYWMTSVSSVSSQGKGHEVHPTSAPTVLPEALPPVFLVCTHADQPFGGKDPRDLALEVYGELQGKSYSTHLSGKFEVDNTKSGEKPESPSVSSLRESIRAVARELPQMKEFIPIKWLKFEKMLQVFLNKGHKWITIKHAKQIASDFCQIHDDVAFKTAIDFLHDQRILIHFDDTDELNKLVVLDLQWLIDIMKKVITIKRYDDAEREFKFLWCKLQKEGILEEKLLQHVWEPLIGQYATFESLVAIMEKFSLLCSWPASDHLSSRKYLVPSMLKSHPPQHINRLIVSARLPSLFIKFESGQVPSRLFPRLVTQFLLWGKDGFWSPVNPQLYQNFARLFTAKDDKCSVVLLCHSSFIEVVVHGGNDSYEVPCAQPVFRQLLLMLECMRKEFFWLESMRYQAGVVCTVCCRERRVEFCHTHGKNDCEREECLHFIPESELRSANESVTCTRSPTALNNKVCIKDFSAWLGSCQKRTCDVVDEQLAQASSGGEGEVNSVALPRDVVESLVSRTCDPEEILHKLMQNLSLDKTCLKEPTPETTKMIRCFAAKAKISNRIDVVRHLRDIAPAGTSGPLLPGDLDIQNVSCEKIRELTINLSGGEEWKFVAERLGFSAPEIRYLDHRTRNPFEAALTYYIQRNPMKVDDLYDVIKECGMPVVADIL
- the LOC141887276 gene encoding uncharacterized protein LOC141887276 isoform X3, whose product is MEEDKNRFQERLQRREEIKRKWQAGLHRLKEDKNRFQERLQRREEIKRKWQAGLHRLKGEGKFLNYFEDDEVTPPEIALRGPRALEAYYKALEEGETRVRRIPLMLIGQDRSGKTSLRKSLKGIPFNPHEDSTVGIDVDPSYFKVTTEAWKIGEEDRGTNKMAKSYFEYNIGRQVVKNLKHSENLPKTNTDAQSVSQRNEVTEDPPSKIFSQDASSMQFLPGTLSKREKDDNHASETSNNYKSCIEHTTERDDPLSPQKSLEEIESLLPDLLAVDETKNEDDIYLVLWDFAGESVYYETHALFLTSRAIFLLAYDLSRDPYEKALPVKKQEMFKVIENEIGTKSNLDYLDYWMTSVSSVSSQGKGHEVHPTSAPTVLPEALPPVFLVCTHADQPFGGKDPRDLALEVYGELQGKSYSTHLSGKFEVDNTKSGEKPESPSVSSLRESIRAVARELPQMKEFIPIKWLKFEKMLQVFLNKGHKWITIKHAKQIASDFCQIHDDVAFKTAIDFLHDQRILIHFDDTDELNKLVVLDLQWLIDIMKKVITIKRYDDAEREFKFLWCKLQKEGILEEKLLQHVWEPLIGQYATFESLVAIMEKFSLLCSWPASDHLSSRKYLVPSMLKSHPPQHINRLIVSARLPSLFIKFESGQVPSRLFPRLVTQFLLWGKDGFWSPVNPQLYQNFARLFTAKDDKCSVVLLCHSSFIEVVVHGGNDSYEVPCAQPVFRQLLLMLECMRKEFFWLESMRYQAGVVCTVCCRERRVEFCHTHGKNDCEREECLHFIPESELRSANESVTCTRSPTALNNKVCIKDFSAWLGSCQKLILFYGNHREHAMWLTSNLPRHPQVERVK
- the LOC141887276 gene encoding uncharacterized protein LOC141887276 isoform X4, with the translated sequence MEEDKNRFQERLQRREEIKRKWQAGLHRLKEDKNRFQERLQRREEIKRKWQAGLHRLKGEGKFLNYFEDDEVTPPEIALRGPRALEAYYKALEEGETRVRRIPLMLIGQDRSGKTSLRKSLKGIPFNPHEDSTVGIDVDPSYFKVTTEAWKIGEEDRGTNKMAKSYFEYNIGRQVVKNLKHSENLPKTNTDAQSVSQRNEVTEDPPSKIFSQDASSMQFLPGTLSKREKDDNHASETSNNYKSCIEHTTERDDPLSPQKSLEEIESLLPDLLAVDETKNEDDIYLVLWDFAGESVYYETHALFLTSRAIFLLAYDLSRDPYEKALPVKKQEMFKVIENEIGTKSNLDYLDYWMTSVSSVSSQGKGHEVHPTSAPTVLPEALPPVFLVCTHADQPFGGKDPRDLALEVYGELQGKSYSTHLSGKFEVDNTKSGEKPESPSVSSLRESIRAVARELPQMKEFIPIKWLKFEKMLQVFLNKGHKWITIKHAKQIASDFCQIHDDVAFKTAIDFLHDQRILIHFDDTDELNKLVVLDLQWLIDIMKKVITIKRYDDAEREFKFLWCKLQKEGILEEKLLQHVWEPLIGQYATFESLVAIMEKFSLLCSWPASDHLSSRKYLVPSMLKSHPPQHINRLIVSARLPSLFIKFESGQVPSRLFPRLVTQFLLWGKDGFWSPVNPQLYQNFARLFTAKDDKCSVVLLCHSSFIEVVVHGGNDSYEVPCAQPVFRQLLLMLECMRKEFFWLESMRYQAGVVCTVCCRERRVEFCHTHGKNDCEREECLHFIPESELRSANESVTCTRSPTALNNKVCIKDFSAWLGSCQKVLCYQETLIFKMFHVRK